In Spirosoma pollinicola, the genomic window GGACCAGAAGGCACATTTAACAGTTTTAAATTTGATGCGCCGATGGATAAGCGCATCGACTACATCTTTGTCAGCAAGCAGTTTGATGTGCTCAAGTACGGTGTCCTGACCGATGCTAAAGAGCAACGCTACCCCTCCGACCATCAGCCGGTTGAAGTGAAAGTAGTGCTGAAGTAATAAAGTAGTGCTGAAGTAATTCTGTACGGTTACAGAATTATGCATAAATAACAAGCGCATTTTTGTCATCATTTTGTCATCCCGACGTAAGGAGGGATCTTCGGACAAGACGAAGTGATCCAACTTAACGAAGATCCCTCCTTACGTCGGGATGACAAAAATGCGCTTGTTATTATCAAACATTTACCGTTAATATTATTCGCAGATTCACGTTGTGGGTAACCTCAAAATTACCGCGAAGACGATGACGAGACTTTAGCCGCAGCCGATTTCTCTATTACTTTCTTCACCGCTTCCCGCTGGTCATCGCGTACGGTTGGGTAGGTAATATTAAGCTGTTCCAGATACGTTTTGTATTTGCTTGGATCGTAATAGAACTTCTCCAGCTTCGGTTTGAACTCGGTCATGATCTTCTTATTCAAATAGATAGCCGGTTGCTCTTTAGGTGAAATCAGAGGTTCGTATTTGATGTCTTTCGTCTGTTCATCTTTGTAATAGGCCCAGGCATCTTTGATAAGTTCGGGCTTGAGCAACAGGTCCAGCAGGGTCATAGCCTCCGCTTTGGCCCCATACACAATTCCCTTGTGAGCAATAGGTGTTGCCATCGAAATAGCATTGGCCCAATGGTGACCCGGCAGGCCGGGAATATTGCTTGGGTAACGCAGCACGATAGTGGGCAATGACCAGGAAATATCGGCAATATCATCCGAGCCGCCCCCCATTGGCGTCATAGCCTGCCCGCCCATCATCACGACGGGTGCCGAGGAGGTAGGCATTCCCATCGAATCCAGTTTTACAGCCAGACCATCAATTTTTGGCGCTTGCAGTTCAATCTGCGACGCTCGCGCCAGCAATTGATCTTCGTCGGACCAGGTTGGCAAACCTACCTTCTTGATATTATCATACATAGCAGCTGCTATAGGGCGGTTGGTATGCACCGGCCAGGCCGATCCCAAAATATCATAGGTAAATTTAGTGTCGGTCATCAGGGCCGCGCCTTCGGCTATTTTCACCCCGGTTTCAAACAGTTTCTTGATTTTAGGATACGTTCGTTCGCGGAAGTAGTACCACACGGCGGCTTTGGATGGCACCACGTTGGGCTGGTCGCCACCATCAGAAATAACGTAGTGAGAGCGCTGGGTAAGTTCAAGGTGCTCGCGCCGAAAGTTCCAGCCGATATTCATCAACTCCACCGCATCGAGGGCGGAGCGTCCGCGCCAGGGGGCACCCGCTGCGTGAGCTGCCTGCCCTTCGAAATTAAACCGAACCGACACAAGACCGTTATAGCCATTATCGCCCCAGGACACACCGAGGTTGTTCCCCACGTGGGTGAATATACAAGCGTCCACATCTTTGAAATACCCATCCCGCACGTAGAACGCTTTGGTTCCAACAAGTTCTTCGGCAACGCCGGGCCAGAGCATGAGCGTACCGGGAATTTTGTCCCTTTCCATGAGTTTCTTCACGGCCAATACCGCCACAATGTTTAGCGCCTGACCCGAATTATGGCCTTCGCCATGACCGGGAGCCCCCTCAACGATTGGGTCTTTATACGCTACGCCGGGTTTCTGGCTGGCTTTGGGAATACAGTCAATGTCGGAGCCAATGGCAATCAGCGGCTTACCCGACCCCCAGGTAGCAATCCAGGCGGTAGGTATTCCGGAAATACCTTTTTTGATCGTGAAACCTTCTTTTTCGAGGAGAGTCGTCAGATATTTGTAGGACTCTTCTTCCTGAAAGCCAAGTTCAGCAAAGCTAAACAGCATATCGTTGATCTGCTGGGCCTGCACTTTGTTGGCTTCTACCGCAGCCACCGCTTCGGCTTTGAGCTTTTCTAATTTATCTCCACCCTTTGCAGCTTTTTTACCTTGTCCAAAGAGTAAGGCCGGGGCTAGGAATAAGACAAATAAAAGTTTTGTACAGTTTTTCATGGGTAATGCCAAATTTTGTTTAGGTTATTGCGCTATGAATAGTTAAATGTACTGAAAATTAACACCCAGGGCGTATTTTGTTTTATAAAAAAAGGCAGCTCTGATAACTAGTTATCATTTTCGTCGATGAGAAATAAAACCCACTAACCTTCCCAACAACTGAGTTGCCTGTCGAACCACTATCATACTTTGATTATATTTTGGAAACTCCTACCTTTCTTTAAGTAAATAACATACTACGCGTGGTATGTTACATGACATTTAAGTTAACACATACTGT contains:
- a CDS encoding amidohydrolase; amino-acid sequence: MKNCTKLLFVLFLAPALLFGQGKKAAKGGDKLEKLKAEAVAAVEANKVQAQQINDMLFSFAELGFQEEESYKYLTTLLEKEGFTIKKGISGIPTAWIATWGSGKPLIAIGSDIDCIPKASQKPGVAYKDPIVEGAPGHGEGHNSGQALNIVAVLAVKKLMERDKIPGTLMLWPGVAEELVGTKAFYVRDGYFKDVDACIFTHVGNNLGVSWGDNGYNGLVSVRFNFEGQAAHAAGAPWRGRSALDAVELMNIGWNFRREHLELTQRSHYVISDGGDQPNVVPSKAAVWYYFRERTYPKIKKLFETGVKIAEGAALMTDTKFTYDILGSAWPVHTNRPIAAAMYDNIKKVGLPTWSDEDQLLARASQIELQAPKIDGLAVKLDSMGMPTSSAPVVMMGGQAMTPMGGGSDDIADISWSLPTIVLRYPSNIPGLPGHHWANAISMATPIAHKGIVYGAKAEAMTLLDLLLKPELIKDAWAYYKDEQTKDIKYEPLISPKEQPAIYLNKKIMTEFKPKLEKFYYDPSKYKTYLEQLNITYPTVRDDQREAVKKVIEKSAAAKVSSSSSR